One Micropterus dolomieu isolate WLL.071019.BEF.003 ecotype Adirondacks linkage group LG23, ASM2129224v1, whole genome shotgun sequence DNA window includes the following coding sequences:
- the slc8a2a gene encoding sodium/calcium exchanger 2a isoform X1 encodes MAPLHVHFSTLLFLLHLSFLLLAHPCTSFRPQVVERESGPEQPQSSGNTTGSGKRTCTGIVVCKPGILLPVWLPLNPPLGEQAGRAVIYFLCLMYIFLGVSIIADRFMASIEVITSQEKEVTITKPNGETTVTTVRIWNETVSNLTLMALGSSAPEILLSVIEVCGHNFHAGELGPGTIVGSAAFNMLVIIGICVWVIPDGEARKIKHLRVFFITAFWSIFAYIWLYLILAVISPGIVEVWEAAVTLLYFPVCVILAWIADRRLLFYKYMHKRYRADKRHGIVVEMEGDLEPKGIDMIMDGKLSDGSSCPGNSSVTVSVQTGNDLHQNKDEVVRILKDLKEKHPDKDLDQLIDMANYSALVHQKKSRAFYRVQATRMMIGAGNILKKHAAEHSRRSGDQEADKATCSHICFETAQYQCTENCGSASLWVILEGGTGQNTFCVDYCTENGSANAGADYEFSKGTLVFKPGETRKEIKVGILDDDIFEEDEHFFVCLRNLRLEESGNEGTGTPPKGRLVEPTVATITILDDDHAGIFTFGQRVLRVSESTGTLTVTVVRSSGSRGTVAVPYHTEDGSGKAGVDYEESRGELEFTNEQTSQILQVHIINVEEYEKQENFFIVLEDPKWLKRGISALLLNQGNPTPEEEEARRISEMGKPILGEHSRLEVIIEESCEFKKTVDKLLKDTNLALVIGTHSWREQFIEAVTVSAGDGDEEEGQEQRMPNCFDYFMHILCIFWKILFACIPPTEYWNGWACFLVSISVIGFLTAIIGDLASHFGCTIGLKDTVTAVVFVALGTSLPDTFASKVAATQDQYADACVGNVTGSNAVNVFLGIGVAWSVAAVYWEVKGKVFRVDPGSLAFSVTLFTIFAFFTMGVLMLRRRPSIGGELGGPRIPRVLTSLLFFGLWFLYVLFSSLEAYCHIQGF; translated from the exons ATGGCACCCCTCCACGTTCACTTTTCGacactcctcttcctcctccacctctcatTTCTCCTCCTGGCCCACCCCTGCACTTCCTTCAGGCCTCAGGTTGTAGAGCGAGAGTCTGGCCCCGAGCAGCCTCAGTCCTCTGGTAACACTACAGGGTCTGGCAAGCGCACATGTACAGGCATTGTGGTGTGTAAACCCGGTATCCTGCTGCCGGTGTGGTTACCACTGAACCCTCCACTGGGGGAGCAGGCAGGAAGGGCTGTCATCTACTTCCTCTGTCTTATGTACATCTTCCTGGGTGTGTCCATCATTGCAGATCGCTTCATGGCATCCATAGAAGTCATCACCTCTCAG GAGAAAGAGGTGACCATCACCAAACCCAATGGTGAAACAACAGTAACGACAGTGAGAATATGGAATGAAACTGTGTCCAACCTCACGCTCATGGCCCTGGGCTCCTCTGCACCTGAGATCCTGCTTTCTGTTATTGAG GTGTGTGGGCACAACTTTCATGCAGGGGAGCTTGGCCCGGGCACCATAGTGGGCAGCGCTGCCTTCAATATGCTTGTAATAATTGGTATCTGTGTGTGGGTGATCCCTGACGGAGAGGCCCGCAAGATCAAACACCTTCGAGTGTTTTTTATTACGGCTTTCTGGAGTATTTTTGCCTACATTTGGCTCTACCTCATACTGGCTGTCATCTCACCTGGGATTGTAGAG GTGTGGGAGGCCGCAGTGACGCTGCTTTATTTTCCGGTGTGTGTGATCTTGGCTTGGATTGCTGACCGCCGCCTACTCTTCTACAAATACATGCACAAGCGTTACCGTGCTGACAAGAGGCATGGCATTGTGGTGGAAATGGAAGGTGACCTGGAGCCCAAAGGCATTGACATGATCATGGATGGAAAGTTGTCAGACGGCAGTTCGTGCCCTGGAAACTCCAGTGTGACAGTCTCTGTGCAGACAGGCAATGATCTACACCAGAACAAAGATGAG GTGGTCCGCATCCTGAAAGACCTGAAGGAGAAACACCCAGACAAAGACCTGGATCAGCTGATTGACATGGCTAACTACTCTGCTCTGGTTCACCAGAAGAAGAGCCGTGCCTTCTACCGTGTTCAGGCGACACGCATGATGATTGGCGCCGGCAACATATTAAAGAAACATGCAGCTGAACACTCACGTCGCTCAGGAGACCAGGAGGCTGACAAGGCCACATGCTCGcacatttgttttgaaactgCCCAGTACCAGTGCACAGAGAACTGTGGCTCTGCGAGTCTCTGGGTGATACTTGAGGGGGGCACAGGCCAGAACACTTTCTGTGTGGACTACTGTACAGAAAATGGCTCCGCCAATGCTGGGGCAGATTATGAATTCAGTAAGGGAACCCTGGTGTTTAAGCCAGGGGAGACCCGCAAAGAGATTAAG GTGGGCATCTTGGATGATGACATCTTTGAGGAGGATGAGcatttctttgtgtgtcttCGGAACCTGAGGTTAGAAGAAAGTGGAAATGAAGGGACAGGAACTCCCCCCAAGGGTAGACTAGTGGAGCCAACGGTTGCCACTATCACTATCTTGGACGATGACCATGCTGGCATCTTCACCTTTGGCCAACGAGTATTGCGGGTGAGTGAGAGCACAGGCACGCTGACGGTGACAGTGGTGAGGAGCTCGGGCTCCAGGGGCACGGTTGCTGTGCCGTACCATACAGAGGATGGCAGCGGCAAGGCTGGGGTGGACTAcgaggagagcagaggggagcTGGAATTCACCAATGAACAGACCAG TCAGATCTTACAAGTGCACATTATAAATGTGGAGGAGTATGAGAAGCAGGAAAACTTCTTCATTGTGCTGGAGGATCCTAAATGGCTGAAGCGAGGAATTTCTG CACTGCTGTTAAACCAGG GCAACCCCACCCCTGAGGAGGAAGAAGCCCGGAGGATCTCTGAGATGGGCAAACCCATTCTAGGAGAGCACAGCAGGCTAGAGGTCATCATAGAGGAGTCCTGTGAGTTTAAG AAAACAGTGGACAAACTCCTGAAGGACACAAATCTGGCTTTAGTGATTGGCACACACTCGTGGAGAGAGCAGTTCATTGAAGCAGTCACCGTCAGCGCAG GTGatggagatgaggaggagggacaGGAGCAGCGAATGCCGAACTGCTTCGACTATTTTATGCACATATTGTGCATTTTCTGGAAGATTCTGTTTGCTTGCATCCCACCCACCGAGTACTGGAATGGCTGGGCTTGCTTCCTAGTGTCAATCTCTGTCATTGGTTTCTTAACAGCCATTATTGGAGACCTTGCTTCCCATTTTGGCTGCACCATCGGCCTGAAAGACACTGTCACTGCGGTGGTCTTTGTAGCACTGGGGACTTCACTTCCTG ATACTTTTGCCAGTAAAGTGGCTGCCACTCAGGACCAGTATGCAGATGCATGTGTGGGAAATGTGACAGGAAGCAATGCAGTCAATGTGTTTTTGGGCATTGGGGTGGCCTGGTCCGTGGCTGCTGTATATTGGGAAGTCAAAGGTAAAGTCTTCCGTGTGGACCCCGGCTCGCTGGCCTTCTCCGTCACACTCTTCACCATTTTTGCCTTCTTCACTATGGGAGTGTTGATGCTACGCCGGAGGCCGTCCATAGGCGGCGAGCTTGGCGGCCCGAGGATCCCCAGAGTTCTCACTTCACTGCTTTTCTTTGGACTCTGGTTCCTCTACGTCCTCTTCTCTAGCTTAGAGGCCTATTGCCATATACAAGGCTTCTGA
- the slc8a2a gene encoding sodium/calcium exchanger 2a isoform X2, with the protein MAPLHVHFSTLLFLLHLSFLLLAHPCTSFRPQVVERESGPEQPQSSGNTTGSGKRTCTGIVVCKPGILLPVWLPLNPPLGEQAGRAVIYFLCLMYIFLGVSIIADRFMASIEVITSQEKEVTITKPNGETTVTTVRIWNETVSNLTLMALGSSAPEILLSVIEVCGHNFHAGELGPGTIVGSAAFNMLVIIGICVWVIPDGEARKIKHLRVFFITAFWSIFAYIWLYLILAVISPGIVEVWEAAVTLLYFPVCVILAWIADRRLLFYKYMHKRYRADKRHGIVVEMEGDLEPKGIDMIMDGKLSDGSSCPGNSSVTVSVQTGNDLHQNKDEVVRILKDLKEKHPDKDLDQLIDMANYSALVHQKKSRAFYRVQATRMMIGAGNILKKHAAEHSRRSGDQEADKATCSHICFETAQYQCTENCGSASLWVILEGGTGQNTFCVDYCTENGSANAGADYEFSKGTLVFKPGETRKEIKVGILDDDIFEEDEHFFVCLRNLRLEESGNEGTGTPPKGRLVEPTVATITILDDDHAGIFTFGQRVLRVSESTGTLTVTVVRSSGSRGTVAVPYHTEDGSGKAGVDYEESRGELEFTNEQTSQILQVHIINVEEYEKQENFFIVLEDPKWLKRGISGNPTPEEEEARRISEMGKPILGEHSRLEVIIEESCEFKKTVDKLLKDTNLALVIGTHSWREQFIEAVTVSAGDGDEEEGQEQRMPNCFDYFMHILCIFWKILFACIPPTEYWNGWACFLVSISVIGFLTAIIGDLASHFGCTIGLKDTVTAVVFVALGTSLPDTFASKVAATQDQYADACVGNVTGSNAVNVFLGIGVAWSVAAVYWEVKGKVFRVDPGSLAFSVTLFTIFAFFTMGVLMLRRRPSIGGELGGPRIPRVLTSLLFFGLWFLYVLFSSLEAYCHIQGF; encoded by the exons ATGGCACCCCTCCACGTTCACTTTTCGacactcctcttcctcctccacctctcatTTCTCCTCCTGGCCCACCCCTGCACTTCCTTCAGGCCTCAGGTTGTAGAGCGAGAGTCTGGCCCCGAGCAGCCTCAGTCCTCTGGTAACACTACAGGGTCTGGCAAGCGCACATGTACAGGCATTGTGGTGTGTAAACCCGGTATCCTGCTGCCGGTGTGGTTACCACTGAACCCTCCACTGGGGGAGCAGGCAGGAAGGGCTGTCATCTACTTCCTCTGTCTTATGTACATCTTCCTGGGTGTGTCCATCATTGCAGATCGCTTCATGGCATCCATAGAAGTCATCACCTCTCAG GAGAAAGAGGTGACCATCACCAAACCCAATGGTGAAACAACAGTAACGACAGTGAGAATATGGAATGAAACTGTGTCCAACCTCACGCTCATGGCCCTGGGCTCCTCTGCACCTGAGATCCTGCTTTCTGTTATTGAG GTGTGTGGGCACAACTTTCATGCAGGGGAGCTTGGCCCGGGCACCATAGTGGGCAGCGCTGCCTTCAATATGCTTGTAATAATTGGTATCTGTGTGTGGGTGATCCCTGACGGAGAGGCCCGCAAGATCAAACACCTTCGAGTGTTTTTTATTACGGCTTTCTGGAGTATTTTTGCCTACATTTGGCTCTACCTCATACTGGCTGTCATCTCACCTGGGATTGTAGAG GTGTGGGAGGCCGCAGTGACGCTGCTTTATTTTCCGGTGTGTGTGATCTTGGCTTGGATTGCTGACCGCCGCCTACTCTTCTACAAATACATGCACAAGCGTTACCGTGCTGACAAGAGGCATGGCATTGTGGTGGAAATGGAAGGTGACCTGGAGCCCAAAGGCATTGACATGATCATGGATGGAAAGTTGTCAGACGGCAGTTCGTGCCCTGGAAACTCCAGTGTGACAGTCTCTGTGCAGACAGGCAATGATCTACACCAGAACAAAGATGAG GTGGTCCGCATCCTGAAAGACCTGAAGGAGAAACACCCAGACAAAGACCTGGATCAGCTGATTGACATGGCTAACTACTCTGCTCTGGTTCACCAGAAGAAGAGCCGTGCCTTCTACCGTGTTCAGGCGACACGCATGATGATTGGCGCCGGCAACATATTAAAGAAACATGCAGCTGAACACTCACGTCGCTCAGGAGACCAGGAGGCTGACAAGGCCACATGCTCGcacatttgttttgaaactgCCCAGTACCAGTGCACAGAGAACTGTGGCTCTGCGAGTCTCTGGGTGATACTTGAGGGGGGCACAGGCCAGAACACTTTCTGTGTGGACTACTGTACAGAAAATGGCTCCGCCAATGCTGGGGCAGATTATGAATTCAGTAAGGGAACCCTGGTGTTTAAGCCAGGGGAGACCCGCAAAGAGATTAAG GTGGGCATCTTGGATGATGACATCTTTGAGGAGGATGAGcatttctttgtgtgtcttCGGAACCTGAGGTTAGAAGAAAGTGGAAATGAAGGGACAGGAACTCCCCCCAAGGGTAGACTAGTGGAGCCAACGGTTGCCACTATCACTATCTTGGACGATGACCATGCTGGCATCTTCACCTTTGGCCAACGAGTATTGCGGGTGAGTGAGAGCACAGGCACGCTGACGGTGACAGTGGTGAGGAGCTCGGGCTCCAGGGGCACGGTTGCTGTGCCGTACCATACAGAGGATGGCAGCGGCAAGGCTGGGGTGGACTAcgaggagagcagaggggagcTGGAATTCACCAATGAACAGACCAG TCAGATCTTACAAGTGCACATTATAAATGTGGAGGAGTATGAGAAGCAGGAAAACTTCTTCATTGTGCTGGAGGATCCTAAATGGCTGAAGCGAGGAATTTCTG GCAACCCCACCCCTGAGGAGGAAGAAGCCCGGAGGATCTCTGAGATGGGCAAACCCATTCTAGGAGAGCACAGCAGGCTAGAGGTCATCATAGAGGAGTCCTGTGAGTTTAAG AAAACAGTGGACAAACTCCTGAAGGACACAAATCTGGCTTTAGTGATTGGCACACACTCGTGGAGAGAGCAGTTCATTGAAGCAGTCACCGTCAGCGCAG GTGatggagatgaggaggagggacaGGAGCAGCGAATGCCGAACTGCTTCGACTATTTTATGCACATATTGTGCATTTTCTGGAAGATTCTGTTTGCTTGCATCCCACCCACCGAGTACTGGAATGGCTGGGCTTGCTTCCTAGTGTCAATCTCTGTCATTGGTTTCTTAACAGCCATTATTGGAGACCTTGCTTCCCATTTTGGCTGCACCATCGGCCTGAAAGACACTGTCACTGCGGTGGTCTTTGTAGCACTGGGGACTTCACTTCCTG ATACTTTTGCCAGTAAAGTGGCTGCCACTCAGGACCAGTATGCAGATGCATGTGTGGGAAATGTGACAGGAAGCAATGCAGTCAATGTGTTTTTGGGCATTGGGGTGGCCTGGTCCGTGGCTGCTGTATATTGGGAAGTCAAAGGTAAAGTCTTCCGTGTGGACCCCGGCTCGCTGGCCTTCTCCGTCACACTCTTCACCATTTTTGCCTTCTTCACTATGGGAGTGTTGATGCTACGCCGGAGGCCGTCCATAGGCGGCGAGCTTGGCGGCCCGAGGATCCCCAGAGTTCTCACTTCACTGCTTTTCTTTGGACTCTGGTTCCTCTACGTCCTCTTCTCTAGCTTAGAGGCCTATTGCCATATACAAGGCTTCTGA